In Panthera leo isolate Ple1 chromosome B3, P.leo_Ple1_pat1.1, whole genome shotgun sequence, a single genomic region encodes these proteins:
- the TTC5 gene encoding tetratricopeptide repeat protein 5 isoform X1: protein MQRVHTPPSSQLTAVVRRASLLYLELVDQLYSFRECYFETHGVEDAGRKQQDVREEMEKTLQQMEEVVGSAQGKAQVLMLTGKALNVTPDYSPKAEELLSKAVKLEPKLVEAWNQLGEVYWKKGDIASAHTCFSGALTHCKNKVSLQNLSMVLRQLRTDTGDEHSRHVMDSVRQAKLAVQMDVHDGRSWYILGNAYLSLYFNTGQNPKISQQALSAYAQAEKVDRMACSNPDLHLNRATLHKYEENYGEALEGFSRAAALDPAWPEPRQREQQLLEFLNRLTSLLESKGKVKTKKLQSMLGSLRPAHLGPCGDGRYQSASGQKLTLELKPLSALQPGVNSGAVVLGKVVFSLTTEEKVPFTFGLVDSDGPCCAVMVYNMVQSWGVLIGDSVAIPEPNLRLHRIQHKGKDYSFCSIRVETPLLLVVNGKPQGSSSQAAATVASRPQCE, encoded by the exons GAACTGGTGGATCAGCTCTATTCGTTTCGAGAGTGCTATTTCGAGACACATGGTGTGGAGGATGCTGGAAGGAAGCAACAGGATGTGCGGGAAGAGATGGAGAAGACCCTGCAGCAGATGGAGGAAGTAGTGG GTTCTGCCCAGGGCAAGGCCCAGGTTCTGATGCTGACTGGGAAGGCACTGAATGTGACTCCTGACTATAGCCCTAAGGCTGAGGAACTTCTGTCCAAGGCTGTGAAGCTGGAGCCCAAGCTGGTGGAAGCCTGGAACCAGCTGGGTGAGGTGTACTGGAAAAAAGGGGATATTGCGTCTGCCCACACCTGCTTCTCTGGAGCCCTCACCCAT TGCAAGAACAAAGTCTCCCTTCAAAACCTGTCCATGGTGCTTCGCCAGCTGCGGACTGACACTGGAGATGAACATTCTCGTCATGTAATGGACAGTGTCCGACAGGCTAAGTTGGCCGTGCAGATGGATGTCCATGATGGCCGTTCCTGGT ataTTCTGGGGAATGCATATCTTTCTCTTTACTTCAATACTGGCCAGAACCCTAAGATCTCCCAGCAAGCCCTCAGTGCCTATGCCCAAGCA GAGAAAGTTGACAGGATGGCTTGCAGCAATCCTGATCTTCATCTGAACAGGGCAACG TTACATAAATACGAAGAGAATTATGGGGAGGCCCTGGAGGGCTTCTCTCGGGCTGCAGCACTGGATCCTGCATGGCCAGAGCCCCGGCAACGAGAGCAACAACTTCTGGAATTCCTGAATAGATTAACCAGTCTCCTTGAGAGCAAG ggaaAGGTGAAGACCAAAAAGTTGCAGAGCATGCTGGGAAGCTTGCGCCCAGCCCATCTAGGCCCTTGTGGTGATGGGCGCTACCAGTCAGCCTCTGGGCAGAAGTTGACCCTGGAGCTCAAGCCCCTGAGTGCACTACAACCCGGTGTGAACAGTGGTGCTGTGGTCCTAGGAAAGGTGGTATTCAGCCTCACCACAGAGGAGAAAGTCCCCTT TACATTTGGCCTGGTAGATTCAGATGGACCTTGCTGTGCAGTGATGGTGTATAATATGGTACAGAGTTGGGGAGTGCTCATTGGGGACTCCGTAGCCATTCCTGAGCCCAATCTTCGGCTTCACCGAATTCAGCACAAAGGAAAA GACTATTCCTTTTGCAGTATTCGTGTGGAGACACCCCTCCTGCTGGTGGTGAACGGGAAGCCCCAGGGCTCCAGCAGTCAGGCCGCTGCCACAGTGGCATCACGGCCACAGTGCGAATGA
- the TTC5 gene encoding tetratricopeptide repeat protein 5 isoform X2, whose translation MMADEDEEVKQILQKLQELVDQLYSFRECYFETHGVEDAGRKQQDVREEMEKTLQQMEEVVGSAQGKAQVLMLTGKALNVTPDYSPKAEELLSKAVKLEPKLVEAWNQLGEVYWKKGDIASAHTCFSGALTHCKNKVSLQNLSMVLRQLRTDTGDEHSRHVMDSVRQAKLAVQMDVHDGRSWYILGNAYLSLYFNTGQNPKISQQALSAYAQAEKVDRMACSNPDLHLNRATLHKYEENYGEALEGFSRAAALDPAWPEPRQREQQLLEFLNRLTSLLESKGKVKTKKLQSMLGSLRPAHLGPCGDGRYQSASGQKLTLELKPLSALQPGVNSGAVVLGKVVFSLTTEEKVPFTFGLVDSDGPCCAVMVYNMVQSWGVLIGDSVAIPEPNLRLHRIQHKGKDYSFCSIRVETPLLLVVNGKPQGSSSQAAATVASRPQCE comes from the exons GAACTGGTGGATCAGCTCTATTCGTTTCGAGAGTGCTATTTCGAGACACATGGTGTGGAGGATGCTGGAAGGAAGCAACAGGATGTGCGGGAAGAGATGGAGAAGACCCTGCAGCAGATGGAGGAAGTAGTGG GTTCTGCCCAGGGCAAGGCCCAGGTTCTGATGCTGACTGGGAAGGCACTGAATGTGACTCCTGACTATAGCCCTAAGGCTGAGGAACTTCTGTCCAAGGCTGTGAAGCTGGAGCCCAAGCTGGTGGAAGCCTGGAACCAGCTGGGTGAGGTGTACTGGAAAAAAGGGGATATTGCGTCTGCCCACACCTGCTTCTCTGGAGCCCTCACCCAT TGCAAGAACAAAGTCTCCCTTCAAAACCTGTCCATGGTGCTTCGCCAGCTGCGGACTGACACTGGAGATGAACATTCTCGTCATGTAATGGACAGTGTCCGACAGGCTAAGTTGGCCGTGCAGATGGATGTCCATGATGGCCGTTCCTGGT ataTTCTGGGGAATGCATATCTTTCTCTTTACTTCAATACTGGCCAGAACCCTAAGATCTCCCAGCAAGCCCTCAGTGCCTATGCCCAAGCA GAGAAAGTTGACAGGATGGCTTGCAGCAATCCTGATCTTCATCTGAACAGGGCAACG TTACATAAATACGAAGAGAATTATGGGGAGGCCCTGGAGGGCTTCTCTCGGGCTGCAGCACTGGATCCTGCATGGCCAGAGCCCCGGCAACGAGAGCAACAACTTCTGGAATTCCTGAATAGATTAACCAGTCTCCTTGAGAGCAAG ggaaAGGTGAAGACCAAAAAGTTGCAGAGCATGCTGGGAAGCTTGCGCCCAGCCCATCTAGGCCCTTGTGGTGATGGGCGCTACCAGTCAGCCTCTGGGCAGAAGTTGACCCTGGAGCTCAAGCCCCTGAGTGCACTACAACCCGGTGTGAACAGTGGTGCTGTGGTCCTAGGAAAGGTGGTATTCAGCCTCACCACAGAGGAGAAAGTCCCCTT TACATTTGGCCTGGTAGATTCAGATGGACCTTGCTGTGCAGTGATGGTGTATAATATGGTACAGAGTTGGGGAGTGCTCATTGGGGACTCCGTAGCCATTCCTGAGCCCAATCTTCGGCTTCACCGAATTCAGCACAAAGGAAAA GACTATTCCTTTTGCAGTATTCGTGTGGAGACACCCCTCCTGCTGGTGGTGAACGGGAAGCCCCAGGGCTCCAGCAGTCAGGCCGCTGCCACAGTGGCATCACGGCCACAGTGCGAATGA